From a region of the Oryza sativa Japonica Group chromosome 6, ASM3414082v1 genome:
- the LOC4341100 gene encoding cysteine-rich receptor-like protein kinase 10, protein MYDVAGERWSGGCGGHHRRLMGASSSSAPAPAGEDDAGKSGSSKDAMKIMVSVLVVVIFCTLLYCVYCWRWRKRNAVRRAQMERLRPMSSSDLPLMDLASIHAATDSFSKANKLGEGGFGPVYRGVLPGGGAEIAVKRLSARSRQGAAEFRNEVELIAKLQHRNLVRLLGWCAERDEKLLVYEFLPNGSLDAFLFNEGKSAQLGWATRHNIIVGIARGLLYLHEDSLLKVVHRDLKASNVLLDDKMSPKISDFGMAKIFEDECNEVNTGRVVGTYGYMAPEFALEGVYSVKSDVFSFGVLLLEILSGQRNGALYLEEHQQSLIQDAWKLWTEGLAAEFMDPALGRGYAAEEAWRCYHVGLLCVQEDADARPTMSNVLLALISDHMNLPEPSRPPMFTRLRRALLLAPPLMTTKTDSTASPVSVNDVSITVIEPR, encoded by the exons ATGTACGACGTGGCCGGGgagcggtggagcggcggctgcggcgggcaCCACCGCCGGCTGAtgggcgcgtcgtcgtcgtcggctccggcgccggcgggggaggACGACGCAG GGAAAAGCGGGTCGAGCAAGGACGCGATGAAGATCATGGTGTCCGTGCTGGTGGTCGTCATCTTCTGCACGCTGCTCTACTGCGTCTACTGCTGGCGATGGCGCAAGCGCAACG CTGTGAGGAGGGCGCAGATGGAGAGGCTTCGGCCGATGTCGAGCTCCGACCTGCCGCTCATGGACCTCGCCTCCATCCACGCCGCCACCGACAGCTTCTCCAAGGCCAACAAGCTCGGCGAGGGCGGCTTCGGCCCCGTCTACAGG GGCGttctccccggcggcggcgcggagatcGCGGTGAAGCGGCTGTCGGCGAGGTCGAGGCAGGGCGCGGCGGAGTTCAGGAACGAGGTGGAGCTCATCGCCAAGCTGCAGCACCGCAACCTGGTCCGCCTCCTCGGCTGGTGCGCCGAGCGCGACGAGAAGCTCCTCGTCTACGAGTTCCTCCCCAACGGCAGCCTCGACGCCTTCCTCTTCA ACGAGGGGAAGAGCGCGCAGCTGGGGTGGGCGACGAGGCACAACATCATCGTGGGGATCGCGAGGGGATTGTTGTACCTGCACGAGGACTCGTTGCTGAAGGTGGTGCACCGAGACCTCAAGGCCAGCAATGTCCTCCTCGACGACAAGATGAGCCCCAAGATCTCCGACTTCGGCATGGCCAAGATCTTCGAGGACGAGTGTAACGAGGTCAACACCGGCCGCGTGGTCGGCACCTA TGGGTACATGGCGCCGGAGTTCGCGCTGGAGGGCGTCTACTCGGTGAAGTCTGACGTGTTCAGCTTCGGCGTGCTGCTGCTAGAGATCCTCAGCGGCCAGCGCAACGGCGCGCTCTACCTCGAGGAGCACCAGCAATCCCTCATCCAAGAC GCGTGGAAGCTGTGGACGGAGGGGTTGGCGGCGGAGTTCATGGACCCGGCGCTGGGGCGGGGGtacgcggcggaggaggcgtggCGGTGCTACCACGTGGGGCTCCTGTGCGTGCAGGAGGACGCGGACGCGCGGCCCACCATGTCCAACGTCCTCCTCGCCCTCATCAGCGACCACATGAACCTCCCCGAGCCCTCCAGGCCGCCCATGTTCACCAGGCTCCGGAGGGCGCTCCTCCTCGCCCCGCCGCTCATGACCACCAAGACCGACTCCACCGCCTCGCCGGTGTCCGTCAACGACGTCTCCATCACCGTCATCGAGCCACGATga